One Engystomops pustulosus chromosome 7, aEngPut4.maternal, whole genome shotgun sequence DNA window includes the following coding sequences:
- the LOC140068835 gene encoding uncharacterized protein isoform X1, translating into MEDLEEDNSIYNISSLLSSLMEDDIEDLPEDNSVYDASSLLSSSMDDPIPQDVIDDIVKMTEEYARPIGLQITESYDTHLEEDSENEPIYMNVEEGLSILDEYDESSLDTSWWTEDERSTDTAVEPAEETAEVPAEETAEEPAEETAEVPAEDAAEEPAEETAEVPAEDMEETPCFAWSCIPVRRIFRRLRARAASFIDRVFR; encoded by the exons atggaagacctggaagaggacaACAGTATCTACAATATATCATCACTGTTATCCAGCCTCATGGAAGATGACATCGAGGACCTGCCAGAGGACAACAGTGTCTACGATGCATCATCACTGTTGTCCTCCTCCATGGATGAT CCTATTCCTCAAGACGTCATAGATGACATTGTGAAGATGACTGAAGAATAT GCAAGACCCATTGGCCTCCAGATCACAGAGAGCTAT GACACACATCTGGAAGAAGACTCTGAGAATGAG CCGATCTACATGAACGTGGAGGAAGGCCTGAGCATCCTGGACGAGTACGAT GAGTCATCGTTGGACACATCCTGGTGGACAGAAGATGAGAGATCAACAGACACAGCAGTAGAGCCTGCAGAAGAGACTGCAGAGGTGCCTGCCGAAGAGACAGCAGAAGAGCCTGCAGAAGAGACTGCAGAGGTGCCTGCTGAAGACGCAGCAGAAGAGCCTGCAGAAGAGACTGCAGAGGTGCCTGCTGAAGACATGGAGGAGACACCTTGCTTCGcctggtcctgcattcctgtaagACGGATCTTCCGCAGATTAAGGGCCAGGGCTGCCTCCTTCATTGATAGGGTGTTTAGGTAA
- the LOC140068835 gene encoding uncharacterized protein isoform X2 — translation MEDLEEDNSIYNISSLLSSLMEDDIEDLPEDNSVYDASSLLSSSMDDARPIGLQITESYDTHLEEDSENEPIYMNVEEGLSILDEYDESSLDTSWWTEDERSTDTAVEPAEETAEVPAEETAEEPAEETAEVPAEDAAEEPAEETAEVPAEDMEETPCFAWSCIPVRRIFRRLRARAASFIDRVFR, via the exons atggaagacctggaagaggacaACAGTATCTACAATATATCATCACTGTTATCCAGCCTCATGGAAGATGACATCGAGGACCTGCCAGAGGACAACAGTGTCTACGATGCATCATCACTGTTGTCCTCCTCCATGGATGAT GCAAGACCCATTGGCCTCCAGATCACAGAGAGCTAT GACACACATCTGGAAGAAGACTCTGAGAATGAG CCGATCTACATGAACGTGGAGGAAGGCCTGAGCATCCTGGACGAGTACGAT GAGTCATCGTTGGACACATCCTGGTGGACAGAAGATGAGAGATCAACAGACACAGCAGTAGAGCCTGCAGAAGAGACTGCAGAGGTGCCTGCCGAAGAGACAGCAGAAGAGCCTGCAGAAGAGACTGCAGAGGTGCCTGCTGAAGACGCAGCAGAAGAGCCTGCAGAAGAGACTGCAGAGGTGCCTGCTGAAGACATGGAGGAGACACCTTGCTTCGcctggtcctgcattcctgtaagACGGATCTTCCGCAGATTAAGGGCCAGGGCTGCCTCCTTCATTGATAGGGTGTTTAGGTAA